From the Phragmitibacter flavus genome, the window GCAAACATTGCCTTGAGCTGGGTTACGAGCCCTGGCATGCAGAGATGCACGACCGGGAAATTGACCACGTGGTGGCGACCAAACATTCGGTGCGCGGGGAGGTGCCGTTTGTGCATGAGACGGACGGGTTGCGGGATTATGACTACATTCTGGTGCCGGTGCTGGGGGACGATGGCGAGGTGGTGGCGGTGGCGGGGACGACGCGGGATGTGACGGAACGCAAACGGTCGGAAAAGGCGGTGCAACTGCGCACGGCGCAGTTTGAGACATTACTAAATCAGGCACCGCTGGGGGTGTATCTGGTGGACGATGCGTTGCGGGTGGCGCAGGCGAATCCGCTGTCGAAGACGATGTTTGGCGATGTTCCAGAGGTAATTGGACAGGAGCTGGATGGGTTGCTGCGGCGCTTATGGCCGACGGAGATGGTGGATGATGTGATGGGCATCTTTCGACGCACATTGGAAACGGGTGAGGCGTATGCGTCGCCCGAGCGCGGGGAGCGTCGGTTGGACACGGGCGAGCGGGAGTTTTATGCCTGGCGAACAGACCGGATCACCCTGCCGGATGGTCGACATGGGGTGGTGTGTTATTTCATGGACATCTCGGCGCAGGTCGAGACACGTGAGCGGATTCAGGAAAGCGAGGAGCGGTTGCGCACGCTGGTCTCGGTGATTGCAGACGTGGTGTGGATGGCGGATGCGGAAGGGGCGTTTGCGGATCCCCAACCGGCTTGGGAGGCGTTTACGGGTCAAAGTTGGGAGGCGCACCGGGGCTTGGGCTGGTTCGATGCGATTCATCCGGAGGATCGCGATGAGTTCGCTTTGCGGTGGCGGCAGGCACGTGAGCAGGGGGGCGTTTTTGAATCGCCTGGCCGGTTGTGGCATGCGGACAGTGGTGAATGGCGGCATTTTGTGGCGCGGGCGACTCCGTTGCGGGAGTCGGATGGAAGTGTGCGGGAATGGGTGGGGGCGTGCACGGATGTGAGTGTGCAGAAACGCACGGAAGCGGAGTTGCGGGTGGCGCGGGATCAGGCGGAGCGGGTGTCGCGTGCAAAAGATCATTTCCTGGCGGTGTTGAGTCATGAGTTGCGCACGCCGTTGACGCCGGTGCTGATGGCGGTGGCGGCGTTGGAGCATGACCCGGGCATTTCCGTGACGGTGCGGGAGGATCTGGCGATGATGAAACGCAACATCGAGCTGGAGACGAAGTTGATTGATGATTTGCTGGATTTAAGCCGCATCACCACGGGCAAGCTGGTGCTGAAGGTGGAGACGGTGGATCTGCATCAGGCGGTGAAGCATGTGTGCGGGATCTGCAGGCCGCAGGCGCGGGAGCGGGGGGTGATTTTGCGATTCCAAGAGGTCGTGGATGAGCCGATGTTCGTGAGCACGGATGCCGCGAGGTTGCAGCAGGTGCTTTGGAATGTGGTGCGAAATGGGATCAAGTTCACGCCTGAGGGGGGCACGGTGGAGGTGACGGTGTCGAAGTTGTCGGCTTCGACGGATCGGTATGAGGTGCGGGTGCGCGACAGCGGCATCGGCATTCCGGCGAAGGCGTTGCCGCACATTTTTGACGCGTTTGAGCAGGGCGGGGCGGACGTAACGCGGCAGTTTGGGGGATTGGGTTTAGGATTGGCGATTTGTGAGTCGGTGATGACCTTGAATGGAGGATCGATTCGCGCGGAGAGCGAGGGTGAGGGCCAGGGTTCGACGTTCATCATTGAGGTGCCGATGGCGCAGGCTCCGACGAAAGGAGGAGGATCGGTCGAGGTGCCGGAGGAGGATCACGGTCACGCGAGGTTGCTGCTGGTGGAGGATCATGCCGACACGTTGCGCATGTTGAGCCGGATGCTGAAGAAGGCAGGATATCGCGTGATGGCGGTTTCGAATGTCGGCAGTGCGCTGGCGGCGGTGGAGTCGAACGCGTTTGATCTGGTGGTGAGCGATTTGGGCCTGCCGGATGGCAATGGTTATGAATTGATGCGACGCATTCAAGCAGTGAAGCCGCTGCCGGGAATTGCGATGAGCGGCTTTGGGATGGAGGAGGACATGCGGCGCAGTCGCGAGGCGGGATTTAGCGAACATCTGGTGAAACCGATTGATGTGGGCAAGCTGGTGGCGGCGATCCAGCGGGTGAGTGAAAGCGGGCGTGAGGGCGAAAGCCGGATGGAAGCATGACCACAGGGCCAACTGGCGTGGATGATGCGATGTCATGAAACGCGGATGAGGAATTCCGCTGCATCGATATTATGAGAACGGCCTGGATTATTGTGCGCAAGGCGGCGACGCGGTGGGTGAATCACAGTGCGACCACCCATGGGGCGGCGCTGGCGTTTTTTGCGATGTTGTCGGTGGCACCGCTGGTGGTGATTTCGATAGCGATCATCAGCCTGGTGTTCGGGGAGAATGCGGCACAGGGTCAGATCGTGGAGCAGATTGAGTCGCTGACGGGACGTGAGGCGGCAATGACGATTCAGGGGTTGATCGAGAGCACCAGCAAGTCGGGTCGCGGGTCGACGGCGACTTTGGTGGGCGTTGGAATTTTGTTGTTCGGGGCGTCGGCGGTGTTTGTGCAGGTGCAGGAGTCGCTGAACATGATTTGGGGGATGAAGGAAACG encodes:
- a CDS encoding PAS domain S-box protein — encoded protein: MNSIDSTTEPSLSGEQHDLLFRLIENAPFGVYLVDADFRLRQVSAGAMKIFEQVRPLIGRDFNEVLRVVWAEPFATEAIKVFRNTLETGEAFETSGSTALRQDLGVMETYQWKIERVAMPDGRLGVACYFANITERQEAQQEAAFLSQLSQKLAMVTDPAEINAMATREVGEFLGLHRCYFFDVLPEGGALKIMPDWRRSGNDLAGVHRMDRLGTEEWREALYRGRIVIDDVRAHEWTRDFADNYEALDIRAYTVAPFLYEGRWVASVKACSDVPRVWKNGDVRLLENVVARVWPLIERARVEEELRVSEERFRTLFESIDEGFCVIEVLFDGEGRPVDYRFEQANPAFEEFTGLRGVLGRTALELVPDLEPFWVETYGRVAMSGMAVRFEQEAKPMNRWFEVHASRIGGSGSRRVAIVFNNITHRKQVETALGQLTRESDQQRRLYETVLSNTPDLVYVWGLDHRFTYANEALLKMWGRSRGDAIGKHCLELGYEPWHAEMHDREIDHVVATKHSVRGEVPFVHETDGLRDYDYILVPVLGDDGEVVAVAGTTRDVTERKRSEKAVQLRTAQFETLLNQAPLGVYLVDDALRVAQANPLSKTMFGDVPEVIGQELDGLLRRLWPTEMVDDVMGIFRRTLETGEAYASPERGERRLDTGEREFYAWRTDRITLPDGRHGVVCYFMDISAQVETRERIQESEERLRTLVSVIADVVWMADAEGAFADPQPAWEAFTGQSWEAHRGLGWFDAIHPEDRDEFALRWRQAREQGGVFESPGRLWHADSGEWRHFVARATPLRESDGSVREWVGACTDVSVQKRTEAELRVARDQAERVSRAKDHFLAVLSHELRTPLTPVLMAVAALEHDPGISVTVREDLAMMKRNIELETKLIDDLLDLSRITTGKLVLKVETVDLHQAVKHVCGICRPQARERGVILRFQEVVDEPMFVSTDAARLQQVLWNVVRNGIKFTPEGGTVEVTVSKLSASTDRYEVRVRDSGIGIPAKALPHIFDAFEQGGADVTRQFGGLGLGLAICESVMTLNGGSIRAESEGEGQGSTFIIEVPMAQAPTKGGGSVEVPEEDHGHARLLLVEDHADTLRMLSRMLKKAGYRVMAVSNVGSALAAVESNAFDLVVSDLGLPDGNGYELMRRIQAVKPLPGIAMSGFGMEEDMRRSREAGFSEHLVKPIDVGKLVAAIQRVSESGREGESRMEA